The region AGAGAAACACACTCTTCTTTTAAAAGCCTTGCGCCGGCGTCATCCCGATGCGCATATCACGGCTATTGTACCGATCAGAGCCGGATTGTCAGCAGCGGATATGCCCGATGCCAATGAAATCTTAGCCTTGGAATTGTCTCCATTGCGCTTGCTTCTATTTGGTCTTTTCTTTAACACAGTGCGACAATTACGAATCCAAAACTTTGAACTTTTTATTCTGCGGTTTGGAACCCTCAAGTTGCGATTACTGGCTACGCTGGCGCGGCCTCTGCGTTGTGAACTTTGGCAAACGGGTGGAATAATTGCCGCTGTCAACACTTCAAATATTACTGCAGCAACGAAAGAATATTTTCACTTTAGAGCTGGGGCAAGGCGCACCATCCGGGAAGCCTTGTTGAATGCATATTTTAAACTGATTTGCGTGAAAGAGCGCGACGGCGAATGATCGGCATTTACTCAGTTGATTGTGATCTTTCAGCCAGTCGTCCTCATTCCTCAAAAAAAGCTTGATCAAAATCTTTCCAAACAGGGTCATATCCTGCCTGCACCAGCATGGCGGCCACCTCTGCGGGACTTCGGGTGTCTTCGATTTCAAATTGTTCTAAATTATTATCTTCCGGATGGGAATAGCCCCCGGGCCGTGTGCTGGATCCCGCGCTAATAGCCGTGACGCCAAAAGCTAAAAGCCGATCACGCAAGGCAGCAGGTTCTCGTGTAGACAGATTAAAACCCACTTCGGGAAAGAGTAAACGCAAGGCTACCATCATCTGAACCAAATCCACATCGCTTACGGGCGTGGGGATGTCGAAGCCGCCCGGCACGTGGCGCAAACGAGGAAAAGAAATAGAAGCGGCACTCTCCCAGCAATGTTTTTGAAGATATTCAACGTGCAGGGCGAGCCATGCAACCTCAATACGCCAATCAAATAAGCCGAGAAGCACGCCTGTACTTAAGCGGCGCACACCTGCCTGACCTGCCCGTTCCAGAGTGTCCATGCGGTAGAGATAATCTTTTTTACGCCCTTTTTGGTGTAATCTCGTATAGGTATCCCTGTCATATGTTTCCATGTAGAGCGTAACGCCGTCAAGACCATTTTGAACCAGTTGTTTATAGTCGTCAGTATCCATGGAATAGACTTCCACTGCGACAGAGGCA is a window of Candidatus Hydrogenedentota bacterium DNA encoding:
- a CDS encoding glycosyltransferase family 9 protein codes for the protein MTSALRIGFLLNATEKHTLLLKALRRRHPDAHITAIVPIRAGLSAADMPDANEILALELSPLRLLLFGLFFNTVRQLRIQNFELFILRFGTLKLRLLATLARPLRCELWQTGGIIAAVNTSNITAATKEYFHFRAGARRTIREALLNAYFKLICVKERDGE
- the thiH gene encoding 2-iminoacetate synthase ThiH, which translates into the protein MSFIDILQLWPQERIADLYNSISSEQIEASISREHRDVTDLIALCSPKAIPFLEAIAQQAQTITRTRFGRTISLYAPIYLSNVCTANCVYCGFSAAHSGTSRITLSEEAIEAECAAIANMGYQSVLLLTGDAPMIASPAYIAKACSIARKWFASVAVEVYSMDTDDYKQLVQNGLDGVTLYMETYDRDTYTRLHQKGRKKDYLYRMDTLERAGQAGVRRLSTGVLLGLFDWRIEVAWLALHVEYLQKHCWESAASISFPRLRHVPGGFDIPTPVSDVDLVQMMVALRLLFPEVGFNLSTREPAALRDRLLAFGVTAISAGSSTRPGGYSHPEDNNLEQFEIEDTRSPAEVAAMLVQAGYDPVWKDFDQAFFEE